The following coding sequences are from one Nicotiana tomentosiformis chromosome 3, ASM39032v3, whole genome shotgun sequence window:
- the LOC138907755 gene encoding uncharacterized protein produces the protein MESVAQAGVFPIAPAVSQVGGGAQTPSTYAPEQMAPIYQTPMVPVVGVVQPVIATQHGERPAISSEGLMRLDKFTKRFPIHFGGTPSEDLYDYLDRCHEVLHNMGIVKSNGVDFVVFQMIDSAKRWWQEYKRSRPTSSPPLTWDPFSQLFLEKFILFHSKRGVPLAVRAPLVGWHDCYPIQKAKETGDDISFQRAVEIARRIEMIRSQGRETVSGKRPHHFGGFSGALSRGRVPISATPLQSSYSGYLGRQGQSQLQQLQQPRECFECGSTGHIRRYCLRLMSNKPQQGSRAIILAPVAPPPAQPARGGGQAARDGGQVVRGGGHPVRGHPRGGGQSGWAQPHFYAFSARPEVESSDAVITTIIPVFHRDVSILFDPGSTYSYVSSYFASYLVMPRESLSAPICVSMRVGDSIIVDHVYRSCVVSIGSFEIRIDLLLLDMVDFDVILGMD, from the exons ATGGAGAGTGTGGCTCAGGCTGGAGTATTTCCTATAGCACCAGCTGTCTCTCAGgttgggggaggggcacagactccttCCACTtatgctccggagcagatggctcccataTATCAGACTCCGATGGTTCCAGTAGTTGGGGTAGTCCAGCCCGTTATTGCTACACAACATGGGGAGAGGCCCGCGATATCTTCTGAGGGATtgatgaggttggataagttcaccaagcGCTTTCCCATTCACtttggtggtacaccttctgaggacctatATGACTATTTGGAccgttgccacgaggtgttgcacaacatgggtattgtgaagtccaatggagttgactttGTAGTGTTCCAGATGATCgattctgccaagaggtggtggcaggaaTATAAGCGGAGCAGACCAACCAGTTCACCTCCACTTACTTGGGATCCGTTTtcgcagctatttctggagaagtttattcTTTTTCACTCTAAGAGAGGAGTACCGCTGGCAGTTCGAGCGCCTCTAGTAGGGTggcatgactgttaccca ATACAGAAGGCTAAGGAGACgggggatgatatttctttccagcgggcagtagagattgctagacggatAGAGATGATTCGTAGTCAGGGTAGAGAGACGGTGTCGGggaagaggcctcatcattttggtggtttcagtggtgccttgtCTAGAGGCAGAg TTCCTATCAGTGCAACACCGCTACAGAGTTCCTACAGTGGGTATTTGGGACGTCAGGGTCAGTCTCAACTTCAGCAGCTACAGCAGCCGAGagagtgctttgagtgtggaagtacgggtcacatcaggaggtactgTCTTAGATTGATGAGCAACAAACCccagcagggttctcgtgccattattctagcaccggttgctccaccgcctgcacaaccagctagaggcgggggtcaggcagctagagatggtggtcaggtcgttagaggtggaggccatccagttagaggccatccgaGAGGCGGAGGTCAGAGTGGTTGGGCCCAGCCCCATTTCTATGCATTTTCAGCTAGACCTGAGGTAGAGTCATCTGATGCAGTTATCACAactattattccagttttccatagagatgtatcaattttatttgatccgggctctacttattcatacgtgtcatcctattttgcttcatatctggttatgcctcgtgaatctttgagtgctcctatttgTGTGTCCATGCGTGTAGGAGATTctattatagtagatcatgtttatcgctcgtgtgtggtttctATCGGGAGCTTTGAGATTAGGatagaccttctacttcttgatatggtggactttgatgttatcttgggcatggattag
- the LOC138907756 gene encoding uncharacterized protein gives MGSLAYLPVAERPLAMNVQVLANRFVRLDVSEPSQDIVQRGGAKDVVIGDDGVMRLQGRICVLNVDGLRYLILEDAHSSRYSIYLGVTKMYHDLKQHYWWRRMKKDIIAYVSQCLNCQR, from the exons atgggcagtttggcatatttaccggtagcagagaggccactagccatgaaTGTTCAAGTCTTGGCCAAccggtttgtgagattggatgtttcagagcccagtcag gatatagtgcaacggggtggtgccaaggatgtggtgattggtgatgatggtgttatgagacttcaaggccggatttgtgttctaaatgttgatgggttgagataTTTGATCCTTGAGGACGCGCACAGTTCGCGCTATTCTATTTACCTAGGTGttacgaagatgtaccatgacttgaaacaacactattggtggcggagaatgaagaaagacatcatTGCTTATGTATCtcagtgtttgaattgtcaaagGTGA
- the LOC104109081 gene encoding uncharacterized protein yields MAQFTVRGRVKPLFNGDGLSVGFEVTGSPLGRRFKVVRGGSRGVHCSEAPCSSPLQLQELKLRFSGARSSTTRVYANASSSSIGKSKKFRLNDQSNGMKEEVWEEIIEETEFEKDELSTFRGLVLDISYRPVNVVCWKRAICLEFMEKADVLEYYDQTVNSPSGSYYIPAVLRVPHLLQVVKRRRIKKALSRKNIFYRDNYMCQYCSSDENLTIDHVLPIARGGEWTWENLVTACSRCNSRKGHKTPEEANMKLMKEPKATKEYDILAIPLTSSAVKMLRSKKGTPEEWRQYLSMPSAAP; encoded by the exons ATGGCGCAATTCACGGTGAGAGGGCGCGTTAAGCCACTGTTCAACGGCGATGGACTCTCCGTCGGCTTCGAAGTTACCGGTAGTCCTTTAGGTCGCCGCTTTAAAGTTGTACGTGGTGGTAGTAGAGGGGTGCACTGCAGTGAGGCTCCTTGTTCATCACCACTACAACTTCAGGAACTCAAACTCCGGTTTTCTGGTGCTCGTAGTAGTACTACCAGAGTCTACGCAAATGCTTCTTCCTCATCAATCGGAAAATCAAAGAAGTTCCGCTTGAATGATCAATCGAATGGGATGAAGGAGGAGGTTTGGGAGGAAATCATAGAGGAAACGGAGTTTGAGAAGGATGAGCTTTCCACTTTCAGAGGCTTGGTCTTGGACATATCTTACAG GCCTGTTAATGTTGTCTGCTGGAAACGGGCTATTTGCTTAGAATTCATGGAGAAG GCTGATGTTCTGGAGTATTATGATCAGACTGTAAATTCACCAAGTGGCTCCTATTATATTCCTGCTGTATTAAGG GTTCCTCATTTACTTCAGGTTGTCAAAcggaggagaataaagaaagcTCTCAGTCGTAAGAATATCTTTTATCGGGACAACTACATGTGCCA ATATTGTTCTTCGGATGAGAACTTGACTATTGATCATGTTCTGCCAATTGCCCGTGGTGGAGAATGGACCTGGGAGAATCTG GTCACTGCCTGTTCCAGATGCAACTCAAGGAAGGGTCATAAGACACCCGAGGAAGCAAATATGAAGCTTATGAAAGAACCTAAG GCCACTAAAGAGTATGACATTCTTGCTATACCTTTGACCAGCTCGGCTGTAAAAATGTTAAGATCGAAAAAGGGGACACCGGAGGAGTGGCGGCAGTATTTATCAATGCCGTCAGCAGCCCCTTAG